CACACCGTCGTTCAAGTATGGCGCGTTGCAGTATCCACCGCCGTCCGATCGCACGCTTTGCACTTTCTGTCATCGGAAAACAAAAAAGCCCTCCGCAGAGAGCTTGATGTTAAAGAACTTTACTGAGGAACGCGGCGGTCCGGGGATTGGTGGGCGCGGTGAAAATCTTCTGCGGCGGCCCCTCTTCCTGGATCACGCCCTGGTCGATGAATATCACCCGGTCCGCCACTTCGCGGGCAAAGCCCATTTCATGAGTGACGATCACCATCGTCATCCCTTCCGTCGCCAGCGTTTTCATCACCTGCAATACATCACCCACCAGCTCCGGATCGAGCGCCGATGTCGGCTCATCGAATAGCATAATCGCCGGATTCATCGCCAACGCGCGGGCAATTGCCACGCGCTGCTGTTGCCCGCCGGAAAGACTCGCCGGCCAGGCATCACGTTTATCGCTCAGCCCGACTTTCGCCAGCAGGTTCTCCGCCAGGGCAACGGCCTCAGCGCGTTTCATCCCCTTCAGGTTCACAGGCGCCATTGTCAGGTTGTCCAGCACTGTCATATGCGGGAACAAGTTGAAACGCTGGAAAACCATGCCGACGCTTTCGCGCAGCTTGTTGATATCGGTTTTCGGATTGTGGATCGCAAAGCCGTTAACCTCAACGACACCTTCGCTCACCGACTCCAGGCCGTTCATACAGCGCAGAAAGGTACTTTTCCCCGAGCCGGACGGCCCAATCACGCACACCACTTCTTTCGGCTTGATATCGCAAGTGATGCCGCGCAGCACATGGCTTTCGCCAAAATGTTTATGCAGGTTTTTAATGTGAATCACTTTTGCCAAACCTCTTTTCCAGTCGATTAACCAGTTGCGCAAGCAGGAAGGTGATCACCCAGTAGACCAGCGAAATGGTCAGATAGGGTTCCCAGTAGGTGGCATACGCACCAGAAACGGTGCGGGCGGCATAGGCCAGATCCGCAAGACCAATCGCTGACGCCAGTGATGAATCTTTAACAATAGCAATGGCGTTATTACCCAGCGGCGGCAGAATGCGACGGAACGCCTGCGGCAGGATCACTTTGCGCATCGTCTTCCACCACGGCATACCCAGCGCACGGGAGGCTTCCATCTGCCCGCGATCGACAGACTGAATACCCGCGCGGAAGATCTCCGACACGTAGGCTCCGGCATTGAGCGTAATAGCGACGATACAGGAGAGAAACGCGCCATAGTCGGAGCGCAACCCTCGCGCCAGATCGCTGCTCATGATCCCACTGGTCACCAGAATGCCGTCACGCGGGTTAATGAACAGCGGCACCAGCGCAAAGTGTACGACCATAATCTGCACAAACAGCGGCGTACCACGAATAGCGCTGA
Above is a genomic segment from Kosakonia radicincitans DSM 16656 containing:
- a CDS encoding amino acid ABC transporter ATP-binding protein; translation: MIHIKNLHKHFGESHVLRGITCDIKPKEVVCVIGPSGSGKSTFLRCMNGLESVSEGVVEVNGFAIHNPKTDINKLRESVGMVFQRFNLFPHMTVLDNLTMAPVNLKGMKRAEAVALAENLLAKVGLSDKRDAWPASLSGGQQQRVAIARALAMNPAIMLFDEPTSALDPELVGDVLQVMKTLATEGMTMVIVTHEMGFAREVADRVIFIDQGVIQEEGPPQKIFTAPTNPRTAAFLSKVL
- a CDS encoding amino acid ABC transporter permease; translation: MSGFRWEIIQEYAPLFMEGAWMTIKCTIICVILGTLWGLTLGLGRMAQAEHGPWKYVLRYLVQFPVRFYVSAIRGTPLFVQIMVVHFALVPLFINPRDGILVTSGIMSSDLARGLRSDYGAFLSCIVAITLNAGAYVSEIFRAGIQSVDRGQMEASRALGMPWWKTMRKVILPQAFRRILPPLGNNAIAIVKDSSLASAIGLADLAYAARTVSGAYATYWEPYLTISLVYWVITFLLAQLVNRLEKRFGKSDSH